Proteins encoded in a region of the Ursus arctos isolate Adak ecotype North America unplaced genomic scaffold, UrsArc2.0 scaffold_2, whole genome shotgun sequence genome:
- the ABL2 gene encoding tyrosine-protein kinase ABL2 isoform X6: MGQQVGRVGEAPGLQQPQPRGIRVSSAARPSGRRRDLAGRTTEAGFNIFTQHEALHRPYGCDVEPQALNEAIRWSSKENLLGATESDPNLFVALYDFVASGDNTLSITKGEKLRVLGYNQNGEWSEVRSKNGQGWVPSNYITPVNSLEKHSWYHGPVSRSAAEYLLSSLINGSFLVRESESSPGQLSISLRYEGRVYHYRINSTTDGKVYVTAESRFSTLAELVHHHSTVADGLVTTLHYPAPKCNKPTVYGVSPIHDKWEMERTDITMKHKLGGGQYGEVYVGVWKKYSLTVAVKTLKEDTMEVEEFLKEAAVMKEIKHPNLVQLLGVCTLEPPFYIVTEYMPYGNLLDYLRECSREEVTAVVLLYMATQISSAMEYLEKKNFIHRDLAARNCLVGENHVVKVADFGLSRLMTGDTYTAHAGAKFPIKWTAPESLAYNTFSIKSDVWAFGVLLWEIATYGMSPYPGIDLSQVYDLLEKGYRMEQPEGCPPKVYELMRACWKWSPADRPSFAETHQAFETMFHDSSISEEVAEELGRAASSSSVVPYLPRLPILPSKTRTLKKQVENKENIEGAQDATENSASSSAPGFLRGSQAPSGSPALPRKQRDKSPSSLLEDAKETCFTRDRKGGFFSSFMKKRNAPTPPKRSSSFREMENQPHKKYELTGLPEQDRMAMTLPRNCQRSKLQLERTVSTSSQPEENVDRANDMLPKKSEEGAAPSRERPKAKLLPRGATALPLRTPSGDPAITEKDSPGAGVAGVAAAPKSKERNGGARLGMAGVPEDGEQTGWSSPAKAAAALPTTHNHKVPVLISPTLKHTPADVQLIGTDSQGNKFKLLSEHQVTASGDKDRPRRVKPKCAPPPPPVMRLLQHPSMCSDPTEEPSAPTAGQPAPETQEGGKKATPGAVPSGGKAGRPVMPPPQVPLPASSISPARMANGTAGTKVALRKTKQAAEKISADKISKEALLECADLLSSAIAEPVPSSQLVDTGHQLLDYCSGYVDCIPQTRNKFAFREAVSKLELSLQELQVSSAAAGVPGANPVLNNLLSCVQEISDVVQR; this comes from the exons AAGCTTTACACCGCCCCTATGGTTGTGATGTTGAACCCCAGGCACTGAACGAAGCCATCAGGTGGAGCTCCAAGGAGAACTTACTTGGAGCCACTGAGAGTGACCCTAATCTCTTTGTTGCACTTTATGATTTTGTAGCCAGTGGTGATAACACACTCAGCATCACTAAAG GTGAAAAGCTACGAGTCCTTGGTTATAACCAGAATGGCGAGTGGAGTGAAGTTCGCTCCAAGAATGGACAAGGTTGGGTGCCAAGCAACTACATCACCCCAGTGAACAGCTTGGAAAAACATTCCTGGTACCACGGACCCGTGTCGCGCAGTGCAGCCGAGTATCTACTCAGCAGTCTCATCAATGGCAGTTTCCTAGTGCGAGAAAGCGAGAGCAGCCCCGGGCAGCTGTCCATCTCGCTCAGGTACGAGGGGCGCGTGTATCACTACAGGATCAACAGCACCACAGATGGCAAG GTGTACGTCACTGCCGAGAGCCGTTTTAGCACCCTGGCGGAGCTCGTGCACCATCACTCCACGGTGGCTGATGGGCTGGTGACAACGTTACACTACCCAGCACCGAAGTGTAATAAGCCCACAGTCTATGGTGTGTCCCCCATCCATGACAAATGGGAAATGGAACGAACGGATATTACCATGAAGCACAAACTTGGGGGTGGTCAGTATGGGGAAGTGTATGTTGGCGTCTGGAAGAAATACAGCCTTACGGTTGCTGTGAAAACATTGAAG gAAGATACCATGGAAGTGGAAGAGTTCCTGAAGGAAGCTGCAGTGATGAAGGAAATCAAGCATCCTAATCTGGTCCAACTATTAG GTGTGTGTACTTTGGAGCCACCATTTTACATTGTGACTGAGTACATGCCATATGGCAACTTGCTTGATTATCTCCGGGAATGCAGCCGAGAAGAGGTGACTGCAGTTGTCCTGCTGTACATGGCCACTCAGATCTCTTCTGCAATGGAGTATCTAGAGAAGAAGAATTTCATCCATAG AGATCTTGCAGCCCGTAACTGCCTAGTGGGAGAAAACCATGTGGTCAAAGTGGCTGATTTTGGCTTAAGTAGATTGATGACTGGAGACACCTATACTGCTCATGCTGGAGCCAAATTTCCTATTAAATGGACAGCACCAGAGAGTCTTGCCTACAATACCTTCTCAATTAAATCTGACGTCTGGG CTTTCGGAGTACTGTTGTGGGAAATTGCTACATATGGAATGTCACCGTATCCAGGTATTGACCTGTCTCAGGTGTATGATCTACTGGAAAAAGGATATCGAATGGAACAACCTGAAGGATGCCCCCCTAAGGTTTATGAACTTATGAGAGCAT GCTGGAAGTGGAGCCCTGCCGACAGGCCCTCTTTTGCTGAAACACATCAGGCTTTTGAAACCATGTTCCATGACTCCAGCATTTCTGAAG AGGTGGCTGAAGAGCTTGGGAGAGCTGCCTCCTCGTCCTCGGTGGTTCCATACCTGCCCCGACTGCCTATACTTCCTTCCAAGACGCGGACGCTGAAGAAACAGGTGGAGAACAAGGAGAACATTGAAGGGGCACAGGACGCCACAGAAAATTCGGCTTCTAGTTCGGCACCAG GGTTCCTTAGAGGCTCACAGGCCCCCAGTGGGTCCCCAGCACTGCCTCGAAAACAAAGAGACAAGTCACCCAGCAGCCTCTTGGAAGATGCCAAAGAGACATGCTTCACCAGGGATAGGAAGGGAGGCTTCTTCAGCTCCTtcatgaaaaagagaaatgctCCCACACCCCCCAAACGCAGCAGCTCCTTCCGAGAAATGGAGAATCAGCCCCACAAGAAATATGAACTCACGG GGCTTCCAGAGCAGGATAGGATGGCAATGACCCTTCCCAGGAACTGCCAGAGGTCCAAACTCCAGCTGGAAAGGACAGTGTCCACCTCTTCTCAGCCAGAAGAGAATGTAGACAGGGCCAATGACATGCTTCCAAAAAAATCAGAGGAAGGTGCTGCTCCAAGCAGGGAGAGACCAAAAGCCAAACTTTTGCCCAGAGGAGCCACGGCTCTTCCTCTCAGAACCCCCTCTGGGGATCCAGCCATTACAGAGAAGGACTCTccaggggcaggggtggctggAGTGGCAGCTGCCCCAAAGAGCAAGGAGAGGAACGGTGGGGCGCGACTCGGCATGGCTGGAGTCCCAGAGGACGGCGAGCAGACAGGCTGGTCTTCTCCGGCCAAGGCTGCAGCAGCCCTCCCAACCACTCACAACCACAAAGTGCCAGTCCTTATCTCACCCACTCTGAAGCACACGCCAGCTGACGTGCAGCTCATTGGCACAGACTCTCAGGGCAATAAATTCAAACTCTTATCTGAGCATCAGGTCACAGCCTCTGGAGACAAGGACCGACCCCGACGGGTAAAACCAAagtgtgccccacccccacccccagtgatgAGACTACTGCAGCATCCGTCCATGTGCTCAGACCCCACGGAAGAGCCGAGCGCCCCGACTGCAGGACAGCCCGCGCCAGAAacacaggagggagggaaaaaggccACTCCGGGGGCAGTGCCCAGCGGTGGGAAAGCCGGGAGGCCGGTGATGCCTCCGCCTCAAGTGCCTCTGCCTGCATCTTCCATCTCGCCAGCCAGAATGGCTAATGGCACAGCAGGTACGAAAGTGGCTCTGAGAAAAACCAAACAGGCAGCTGAGAAAATCTCAGCAGACAAAATCAGCAAAGAGGCCCTGCTGGAATGTGCTGACCTCCTGTCCAGTGCCATCGCAGAACCTGTGCCCAGCAGCCAGCTGGTGGACACCGGACACCAGCTGCTCGACTACTGCTCAGGCTACGTGGACTGCATCCCTCAGACGCGCAACAAGTTTGCCTTCCGAGAGGCTGTGAGCAAACTGGAGCTCAGCCTGCAGGAGCTGCAGGTGTCTTCAGCggctgctggggtgcctggggccAACCCTGTCCTTAATAACTTATTGTCCTGTGTACAGGAGATCAGCGACGTGGTGCAGAGGTAG
- the ABL2 gene encoding tyrosine-protein kinase ABL2 isoform X3 — translation MGQQVGRVGEAPGLQQPQPRGIRVSSAARPSGRRRDLAGRTTEAGFNIFTQHEALHRPYGCDVEPQALNEAIRWSSKENLLGATESDPNLFVALYDFVASGDNTLSITKGEKLRVLGYNQNGEWSEVRSKNGQGWVPSNYITPVNSLEKHSWYHGPVSRSAAEYLLSSLINGSFLVRESESSPGQLSISLRYEGRVYHYRINSTTDGKVYVTAESRFSTLAELVHHHSTVADGLVTTLHYPAPKCNKPTVYGVSPIHDKWEMERTDITMKHKLGGGQYGEVYVGVWKKYSLTVAVKTLKEDTMEVEEFLKEAAVMKEIKHPNLVQLLGVCTLEPPFYIVTEYMPYGNLLDYLRECSREEVTAVVLLYMATQISSAMEYLEKKNFIHRDLAARNCLVGENHVVKVADFGLSRLMTGDTYTAHAGAKFPIKWTAPESLAYNTFSIKSDVWAFGVLLWEIATYGMSPYPGIDLSQVYDLLEKGYRMEQPEGCPPKVYELMRACWKWSPADRPSFAETHQAFETMFHDSSISEEVAEELGRAASSSSVVPYLPRLPILPSKTRTLKKQVENKENIEGAQDATENSASSSAPGFLRGSQAPSGSPALPRKQRDKSPSSLLEDAKETCFTRDRKGGFFSSFMKKRNAPTPPKRSSSFREMENQPHKKYELTGNFSSVASLQHADGFSLTPAQQEANLVPPKCYGGSFAQRNLCNDDGGGGGGSGTAGGGWSGITGFFTPRLIKKTLGLRAGKPTASDDTSKPFPRSNSTSSMSSGLPEQDRMAMTLPRNCQRSKLQLERTVSTSSQPEENVDRANDMLPKKSEEGAAPSRERPKAKLLPRGATALPLRTPSGDPAITEKDSPGAGVAGVAAAPKSKERNGGARLGMAGVPEDGEQTGWSSPAKAAAALPTTHNHKVPVLISPTLKHTPADVQLIGTDSQGNKFKLLSEHQVTASGDKDRPRRVKPKCAPPPPPVMRLLQHPSMCSDPTEEPSAPTAGQPAPETQEGGKKATPGAVPSGGKAGRPVMPPPQVPLPASSISPARMANGTAGTKVALRKTKQAAEKISADKISKEALLECADLLSSAIAEPVPSSQLVDTGHQLLDYCSGYVDCIPQTRNKFAFREAVSKLELSLQELQVSSAAAGVPGANPVLNNLLSCVQEISDVVQR, via the exons AAGCTTTACACCGCCCCTATGGTTGTGATGTTGAACCCCAGGCACTGAACGAAGCCATCAGGTGGAGCTCCAAGGAGAACTTACTTGGAGCCACTGAGAGTGACCCTAATCTCTTTGTTGCACTTTATGATTTTGTAGCCAGTGGTGATAACACACTCAGCATCACTAAAG GTGAAAAGCTACGAGTCCTTGGTTATAACCAGAATGGCGAGTGGAGTGAAGTTCGCTCCAAGAATGGACAAGGTTGGGTGCCAAGCAACTACATCACCCCAGTGAACAGCTTGGAAAAACATTCCTGGTACCACGGACCCGTGTCGCGCAGTGCAGCCGAGTATCTACTCAGCAGTCTCATCAATGGCAGTTTCCTAGTGCGAGAAAGCGAGAGCAGCCCCGGGCAGCTGTCCATCTCGCTCAGGTACGAGGGGCGCGTGTATCACTACAGGATCAACAGCACCACAGATGGCAAG GTGTACGTCACTGCCGAGAGCCGTTTTAGCACCCTGGCGGAGCTCGTGCACCATCACTCCACGGTGGCTGATGGGCTGGTGACAACGTTACACTACCCAGCACCGAAGTGTAATAAGCCCACAGTCTATGGTGTGTCCCCCATCCATGACAAATGGGAAATGGAACGAACGGATATTACCATGAAGCACAAACTTGGGGGTGGTCAGTATGGGGAAGTGTATGTTGGCGTCTGGAAGAAATACAGCCTTACGGTTGCTGTGAAAACATTGAAG gAAGATACCATGGAAGTGGAAGAGTTCCTGAAGGAAGCTGCAGTGATGAAGGAAATCAAGCATCCTAATCTGGTCCAACTATTAG GTGTGTGTACTTTGGAGCCACCATTTTACATTGTGACTGAGTACATGCCATATGGCAACTTGCTTGATTATCTCCGGGAATGCAGCCGAGAAGAGGTGACTGCAGTTGTCCTGCTGTACATGGCCACTCAGATCTCTTCTGCAATGGAGTATCTAGAGAAGAAGAATTTCATCCATAG AGATCTTGCAGCCCGTAACTGCCTAGTGGGAGAAAACCATGTGGTCAAAGTGGCTGATTTTGGCTTAAGTAGATTGATGACTGGAGACACCTATACTGCTCATGCTGGAGCCAAATTTCCTATTAAATGGACAGCACCAGAGAGTCTTGCCTACAATACCTTCTCAATTAAATCTGACGTCTGGG CTTTCGGAGTACTGTTGTGGGAAATTGCTACATATGGAATGTCACCGTATCCAGGTATTGACCTGTCTCAGGTGTATGATCTACTGGAAAAAGGATATCGAATGGAACAACCTGAAGGATGCCCCCCTAAGGTTTATGAACTTATGAGAGCAT GCTGGAAGTGGAGCCCTGCCGACAGGCCCTCTTTTGCTGAAACACATCAGGCTTTTGAAACCATGTTCCATGACTCCAGCATTTCTGAAG AGGTGGCTGAAGAGCTTGGGAGAGCTGCCTCCTCGTCCTCGGTGGTTCCATACCTGCCCCGACTGCCTATACTTCCTTCCAAGACGCGGACGCTGAAGAAACAGGTGGAGAACAAGGAGAACATTGAAGGGGCACAGGACGCCACAGAAAATTCGGCTTCTAGTTCGGCACCAG GGTTCCTTAGAGGCTCACAGGCCCCCAGTGGGTCCCCAGCACTGCCTCGAAAACAAAGAGACAAGTCACCCAGCAGCCTCTTGGAAGATGCCAAAGAGACATGCTTCACCAGGGATAGGAAGGGAGGCTTCTTCAGCTCCTtcatgaaaaagagaaatgctCCCACACCCCCCAAACGCAGCAGCTCCTTCCGAGAAATGGAGAATCAGCCCCACAAGAAATATGAACTCACGGGTAACTTCTCATCTGTTGCTTCTCTGCAGCATGCTGATGGGTTCTCTCTCACTCCTGCCCAGCAAGAGGCGAATCTGGTGCCACCCAAGTGCTATGGGGGGAGCTTTGCGCAGAGGAACCTCTGTAATGACGatggcggtgggggcgggggcagtggCACTGCTGGGGGCGGGTGGTCTGGCATCACAGGCTTCTTTACACCACGCTTAATCAAAAAGACACTGGGCTTACGAGCGGGGAAACCCACAGCCAGTGATGACACTTCCAAGCCTTTTCCAAGGTCAAACTCTACATCTTCCATGTCCTCAGGGCTTCCAGAGCAGGATAGGATGGCAATGACCCTTCCCAGGAACTGCCAGAGGTCCAAACTCCAGCTGGAAAGGACAGTGTCCACCTCTTCTCAGCCAGAAGAGAATGTAGACAGGGCCAATGACATGCTTCCAAAAAAATCAGAGGAAGGTGCTGCTCCAAGCAGGGAGAGACCAAAAGCCAAACTTTTGCCCAGAGGAGCCACGGCTCTTCCTCTCAGAACCCCCTCTGGGGATCCAGCCATTACAGAGAAGGACTCTccaggggcaggggtggctggAGTGGCAGCTGCCCCAAAGAGCAAGGAGAGGAACGGTGGGGCGCGACTCGGCATGGCTGGAGTCCCAGAGGACGGCGAGCAGACAGGCTGGTCTTCTCCGGCCAAGGCTGCAGCAGCCCTCCCAACCACTCACAACCACAAAGTGCCAGTCCTTATCTCACCCACTCTGAAGCACACGCCAGCTGACGTGCAGCTCATTGGCACAGACTCTCAGGGCAATAAATTCAAACTCTTATCTGAGCATCAGGTCACAGCCTCTGGAGACAAGGACCGACCCCGACGGGTAAAACCAAagtgtgccccacccccacccccagtgatgAGACTACTGCAGCATCCGTCCATGTGCTCAGACCCCACGGAAGAGCCGAGCGCCCCGACTGCAGGACAGCCCGCGCCAGAAacacaggagggagggaaaaaggccACTCCGGGGGCAGTGCCCAGCGGTGGGAAAGCCGGGAGGCCGGTGATGCCTCCGCCTCAAGTGCCTCTGCCTGCATCTTCCATCTCGCCAGCCAGAATGGCTAATGGCACAGCAGGTACGAAAGTGGCTCTGAGAAAAACCAAACAGGCAGCTGAGAAAATCTCAGCAGACAAAATCAGCAAAGAGGCCCTGCTGGAATGTGCTGACCTCCTGTCCAGTGCCATCGCAGAACCTGTGCCCAGCAGCCAGCTGGTGGACACCGGACACCAGCTGCTCGACTACTGCTCAGGCTACGTGGACTGCATCCCTCAGACGCGCAACAAGTTTGCCTTCCGAGAGGCTGTGAGCAAACTGGAGCTCAGCCTGCAGGAGCTGCAGGTGTCTTCAGCggctgctggggtgcctggggccAACCCTGTCCTTAATAACTTATTGTCCTGTGTACAGGAGATCAGCGACGTGGTGCAGAGGTAG
- the ABL2 gene encoding tyrosine-protein kinase ABL2 isoform X2, which produces MVLGTVLLPPNSYGRDQDASSLCCLCSGEVSDTAVPNLTDHFASCVEDGFEGDKTGGSSPEALHRPYGCDVEPQALNEAIRWSSKENLLGATESDPNLFVALYDFVASGDNTLSITKGEKLRVLGYNQNGEWSEVRSKNGQGWVPSNYITPVNSLEKHSWYHGPVSRSAAEYLLSSLINGSFLVRESESSPGQLSISLRYEGRVYHYRINSTTDGKVYVTAESRFSTLAELVHHHSTVADGLVTTLHYPAPKCNKPTVYGVSPIHDKWEMERTDITMKHKLGGGQYGEVYVGVWKKYSLTVAVKTLKEDTMEVEEFLKEAAVMKEIKHPNLVQLLGVCTLEPPFYIVTEYMPYGNLLDYLRECSREEVTAVVLLYMATQISSAMEYLEKKNFIHRDLAARNCLVGENHVVKVADFGLSRLMTGDTYTAHAGAKFPIKWTAPESLAYNTFSIKSDVWAFGVLLWEIATYGMSPYPGIDLSQVYDLLEKGYRMEQPEGCPPKVYELMRACWKWSPADRPSFAETHQAFETMFHDSSISEEVAEELGRAASSSSVVPYLPRLPILPSKTRTLKKQVENKENIEGAQDATENSASSSAPGFLRGSQAPSGSPALPRKQRDKSPSSLLEDAKETCFTRDRKGGFFSSFMKKRNAPTPPKRSSSFREMENQPHKKYELTGNFSSVASLQHADGFSLTPAQQEANLVPPKCYGGSFAQRNLCNDDGGGGGGSGTAGGGWSGITGFFTPRLIKKTLGLRAGKPTASDDTSKPFPRSNSTSSMSSGLPEQDRMAMTLPRNCQRSKLQLERTVSTSSQPEENVDRANDMLPKKSEEGAAPSRERPKAKLLPRGATALPLRTPSGDPAITEKDSPGAGVAGVAAAPKSKERNGGARLGMAGVPEDGEQTGWSSPAKAAAALPTTHNHKVPVLISPTLKHTPADVQLIGTDSQGNKFKLLSEHQVTASGDKDRPRRVKPKCAPPPPPVMRLLQHPSMCSDPTEEPSAPTAGQPAPETQEGGKKATPGAVPSGGKAGRPVMPPPQVPLPASSISPARMANGTAGTKVALRKTKQAAEKISADKISKEALLECADLLSSAIAEPVPSSQLVDTGHQLLDYCSGYVDCIPQTRNKFAFREAVSKLELSLQELQVSSAAAGVPGANPVLNNLLSCVQEISDVVQR; this is translated from the exons ATGGTCCTTGGAACAGTCCTGCTTCCACCCAATAGTTATGGCAGAGATCAGGACGCGTCATCGCTTTGCTGCCTGTGTAGTGGTGAGGTCTCAGACACTGCTGTACCCAACTTGACAG atcACTTTGCCAGCTGTGTGGAGGATGGCTTTGAGGGAGACAAGACTGGAGGCAGtagtccag AAGCTTTACACCGCCCCTATGGTTGTGATGTTGAACCCCAGGCACTGAACGAAGCCATCAGGTGGAGCTCCAAGGAGAACTTACTTGGAGCCACTGAGAGTGACCCTAATCTCTTTGTTGCACTTTATGATTTTGTAGCCAGTGGTGATAACACACTCAGCATCACTAAAG GTGAAAAGCTACGAGTCCTTGGTTATAACCAGAATGGCGAGTGGAGTGAAGTTCGCTCCAAGAATGGACAAGGTTGGGTGCCAAGCAACTACATCACCCCAGTGAACAGCTTGGAAAAACATTCCTGGTACCACGGACCCGTGTCGCGCAGTGCAGCCGAGTATCTACTCAGCAGTCTCATCAATGGCAGTTTCCTAGTGCGAGAAAGCGAGAGCAGCCCCGGGCAGCTGTCCATCTCGCTCAGGTACGAGGGGCGCGTGTATCACTACAGGATCAACAGCACCACAGATGGCAAG GTGTACGTCACTGCCGAGAGCCGTTTTAGCACCCTGGCGGAGCTCGTGCACCATCACTCCACGGTGGCTGATGGGCTGGTGACAACGTTACACTACCCAGCACCGAAGTGTAATAAGCCCACAGTCTATGGTGTGTCCCCCATCCATGACAAATGGGAAATGGAACGAACGGATATTACCATGAAGCACAAACTTGGGGGTGGTCAGTATGGGGAAGTGTATGTTGGCGTCTGGAAGAAATACAGCCTTACGGTTGCTGTGAAAACATTGAAG gAAGATACCATGGAAGTGGAAGAGTTCCTGAAGGAAGCTGCAGTGATGAAGGAAATCAAGCATCCTAATCTGGTCCAACTATTAG GTGTGTGTACTTTGGAGCCACCATTTTACATTGTGACTGAGTACATGCCATATGGCAACTTGCTTGATTATCTCCGGGAATGCAGCCGAGAAGAGGTGACTGCAGTTGTCCTGCTGTACATGGCCACTCAGATCTCTTCTGCAATGGAGTATCTAGAGAAGAAGAATTTCATCCATAG AGATCTTGCAGCCCGTAACTGCCTAGTGGGAGAAAACCATGTGGTCAAAGTGGCTGATTTTGGCTTAAGTAGATTGATGACTGGAGACACCTATACTGCTCATGCTGGAGCCAAATTTCCTATTAAATGGACAGCACCAGAGAGTCTTGCCTACAATACCTTCTCAATTAAATCTGACGTCTGGG CTTTCGGAGTACTGTTGTGGGAAATTGCTACATATGGAATGTCACCGTATCCAGGTATTGACCTGTCTCAGGTGTATGATCTACTGGAAAAAGGATATCGAATGGAACAACCTGAAGGATGCCCCCCTAAGGTTTATGAACTTATGAGAGCAT GCTGGAAGTGGAGCCCTGCCGACAGGCCCTCTTTTGCTGAAACACATCAGGCTTTTGAAACCATGTTCCATGACTCCAGCATTTCTGAAG AGGTGGCTGAAGAGCTTGGGAGAGCTGCCTCCTCGTCCTCGGTGGTTCCATACCTGCCCCGACTGCCTATACTTCCTTCCAAGACGCGGACGCTGAAGAAACAGGTGGAGAACAAGGAGAACATTGAAGGGGCACAGGACGCCACAGAAAATTCGGCTTCTAGTTCGGCACCAG GGTTCCTTAGAGGCTCACAGGCCCCCAGTGGGTCCCCAGCACTGCCTCGAAAACAAAGAGACAAGTCACCCAGCAGCCTCTTGGAAGATGCCAAAGAGACATGCTTCACCAGGGATAGGAAGGGAGGCTTCTTCAGCTCCTtcatgaaaaagagaaatgctCCCACACCCCCCAAACGCAGCAGCTCCTTCCGAGAAATGGAGAATCAGCCCCACAAGAAATATGAACTCACGGGTAACTTCTCATCTGTTGCTTCTCTGCAGCATGCTGATGGGTTCTCTCTCACTCCTGCCCAGCAAGAGGCGAATCTGGTGCCACCCAAGTGCTATGGGGGGAGCTTTGCGCAGAGGAACCTCTGTAATGACGatggcggtgggggcgggggcagtggCACTGCTGGGGGCGGGTGGTCTGGCATCACAGGCTTCTTTACACCACGCTTAATCAAAAAGACACTGGGCTTACGAGCGGGGAAACCCACAGCCAGTGATGACACTTCCAAGCCTTTTCCAAGGTCAAACTCTACATCTTCCATGTCCTCAGGGCTTCCAGAGCAGGATAGGATGGCAATGACCCTTCCCAGGAACTGCCAGAGGTCCAAACTCCAGCTGGAAAGGACAGTGTCCACCTCTTCTCAGCCAGAAGAGAATGTAGACAGGGCCAATGACATGCTTCCAAAAAAATCAGAGGAAGGTGCTGCTCCAAGCAGGGAGAGACCAAAAGCCAAACTTTTGCCCAGAGGAGCCACGGCTCTTCCTCTCAGAACCCCCTCTGGGGATCCAGCCATTACAGAGAAGGACTCTccaggggcaggggtggctggAGTGGCAGCTGCCCCAAAGAGCAAGGAGAGGAACGGTGGGGCGCGACTCGGCATGGCTGGAGTCCCAGAGGACGGCGAGCAGACAGGCTGGTCTTCTCCGGCCAAGGCTGCAGCAGCCCTCCCAACCACTCACAACCACAAAGTGCCAGTCCTTATCTCACCCACTCTGAAGCACACGCCAGCTGACGTGCAGCTCATTGGCACAGACTCTCAGGGCAATAAATTCAAACTCTTATCTGAGCATCAGGTCACAGCCTCTGGAGACAAGGACCGACCCCGACGGGTAAAACCAAagtgtgccccacccccacccccagtgatgAGACTACTGCAGCATCCGTCCATGTGCTCAGACCCCACGGAAGAGCCGAGCGCCCCGACTGCAGGACAGCCCGCGCCAGAAacacaggagggagggaaaaaggccACTCCGGGGGCAGTGCCCAGCGGTGGGAAAGCCGGGAGGCCGGTGATGCCTCCGCCTCAAGTGCCTCTGCCTGCATCTTCCATCTCGCCAGCCAGAATGGCTAATGGCACAGCAGGTACGAAAGTGGCTCTGAGAAAAACCAAACAGGCAGCTGAGAAAATCTCAGCAGACAAAATCAGCAAAGAGGCCCTGCTGGAATGTGCTGACCTCCTGTCCAGTGCCATCGCAGAACCTGTGCCCAGCAGCCAGCTGGTGGACACCGGACACCAGCTGCTCGACTACTGCTCAGGCTACGTGGACTGCATCCCTCAGACGCGCAACAAGTTTGCCTTCCGAGAGGCTGTGAGCAAACTGGAGCTCAGCCTGCAGGAGCTGCAGGTGTCTTCAGCggctgctggggtgcctggggccAACCCTGTCCTTAATAACTTATTGTCCTGTGTACAGGAGATCAGCGACGTGGTGCAGAGGTAG